The Kitasatospora sp. NBC_00374 genome has a segment encoding these proteins:
- a CDS encoding APC family permease — translation MAKDEARALRADGGGPGGEARHTSMRRTLGVMDGVAIAASSTAATSSIGIGLGLTAAVVGLHLPAIMLLAFLPVLGIAGAYGRLNLVEPNAGNSYTWVGRTLSPWLGFLTGWVNTVGTIVFMAYTTAVTGSALVQLAGEAGLHSAFGLTLDPDSTAQTTVIGLVVLAVATVIAIRGLGLAARLQKYLLVFEYLVLLGFCGYGLFAGSQPFSLSWYNPLDIPSFGALAQGMVLAVFCYWGFESVFSVGEEVREPKDASRGGMIALVTMALLFLLAGTAFQRVLPLDELADNGAQGLTYFGNKLAHQPLAALPLIALTFSAVASLQANVIPTARGTYAMGRDGTLGAIWTRIHPRYATPVAGTVLITVIASAVALMSLVIPTVTDLINAAVNAIGIVVALYYALTAVAAAVRFRHLLRSSPWEALRAVVGPLLGAAVLLAVGGYLAWSFYDSADHFELSADNGWFQLLVPVLMIGSGLPVAAWARWGRRSAYFRTGEGTDGEAPGVLR, via the coding sequence ATGGCGAAGGACGAGGCGAGAGCCCTCAGAGCGGACGGCGGCGGGCCCGGCGGCGAGGCGCGGCACACCTCGATGCGCAGGACGCTGGGCGTCATGGACGGGGTGGCCATCGCCGCCTCCAGTACCGCCGCCACCTCCAGCATCGGCATCGGCCTGGGGCTGACCGCCGCGGTGGTCGGGCTGCACCTGCCGGCGATCATGCTGCTGGCCTTCCTGCCCGTCCTCGGCATCGCCGGGGCCTACGGGCGGCTCAACCTGGTCGAGCCCAACGCCGGCAACTCCTACACCTGGGTGGGCCGCACGCTCAGCCCCTGGCTGGGCTTCCTCACCGGCTGGGTGAACACCGTCGGCACCATCGTGTTCATGGCCTACACCACGGCCGTCACCGGCTCCGCGCTCGTCCAACTGGCCGGCGAGGCCGGCCTGCACAGCGCGTTCGGCCTGACCCTCGACCCGGACTCCACCGCCCAGACCACCGTGATCGGCCTGGTGGTGCTGGCCGTGGCCACCGTGATCGCGATCCGCGGTCTCGGTCTGGCGGCCCGGCTGCAGAAGTACCTGCTGGTCTTCGAGTACCTGGTGCTGCTCGGCTTCTGCGGGTACGGCCTGTTCGCCGGCAGCCAGCCGTTCTCGCTGAGCTGGTACAACCCGCTGGACATCCCCTCGTTCGGCGCGCTGGCCCAGGGCATGGTGCTCGCCGTCTTCTGCTACTGGGGCTTCGAGTCGGTGTTCAGCGTCGGTGAGGAGGTCCGCGAGCCGAAGGACGCCTCCCGCGGCGGCATGATCGCGCTGGTCACCATGGCGCTGCTGTTCCTGCTCGCCGGCACCGCGTTCCAGCGCGTCCTGCCGCTCGACGAACTGGCCGACAACGGTGCCCAGGGGCTGACCTACTTCGGCAACAAGCTCGCCCACCAGCCGCTCGCCGCCCTGCCGTTGATCGCGCTGACCTTCTCCGCCGTCGCCTCCCTCCAGGCCAACGTCATCCCGACCGCCCGGGGCACCTACGCGATGGGCCGCGACGGCACCCTCGGCGCGATCTGGACCAGGATCCACCCGCGCTACGCCACCCCGGTCGCCGGCACCGTGCTGATCACCGTGATCGCCTCCGCCGTCGCCCTGATGTCGCTGGTCATCCCGACCGTCACCGACCTGATCAACGCCGCCGTCAACGCGATCGGCATCGTGGTCGCCCTCTACTACGCGCTGACCGCCGTCGCGGCCGCGGTGCGCTTCCGCCACCTGCTGCGCAGCTCTCCGTGGGAGGCGCTGCGGGCGGTGGTCGGCCCGCTGCTCGGCGCCGCGGTCCTGCTGGCCGTCGGCGGGTACCTGGCCTGGAGCTTCTACGACTCCGCCGACCACTTCGAACTCAGCGCCGACAACGGCTGGTTCCAGCTGCTGGTCCCCGTGCTGATGATCGGCAGCGGCCTGCCGGTCGCCGCCTGGGCCCGCTGGGGGCGCCGCTCGGCCTACTTCCGGACCGGCGAGGGCACCGACGGCGAGGCGCCGGGCGTCCTCCGGTAG
- a CDS encoding TetR/AcrR family transcriptional regulator, translating into MNDRVVPEPERRRRRPTKQGTVLSAEVIVTTALRLMRQHGAEALTVRRLGAALGADPSAIYRYFRSTDDLLLAIADELIARAQQDWRSTGDWQADLREIGLRIHAAYQAHPQAALLAAYRTTGRENETRAVETILGILRGAGFPDPEAVAIYHAFVDQGLAFAAQDAAAAALPGPAWAADLDVWHRHYARLPAETHPNIAATARLLVTDMRRSGYPLALELLLSAAAARLERVRATPGRGA; encoded by the coding sequence ATGAACGACCGAGTGGTCCCGGAACCCGAGCGCCGCCGGCGGCGCCCCACCAAGCAGGGCACGGTCCTGTCGGCGGAGGTCATCGTCACCACCGCGCTGCGGCTGATGCGCCAGCACGGCGCCGAGGCGCTCACCGTCCGCCGGCTCGGCGCGGCGCTCGGCGCCGACCCGAGCGCGATCTACCGGTACTTCCGCAGTACCGACGACCTGCTGCTGGCGATCGCGGACGAGCTGATCGCCCGGGCCCAGCAGGACTGGCGCTCCACCGGCGACTGGCAGGCCGACCTGCGCGAGATCGGCCTGCGGATCCACGCCGCGTACCAGGCGCACCCGCAGGCCGCGCTGCTGGCCGCGTACCGGACGACCGGGCGGGAGAACGAGACCAGGGCCGTGGAGACGATCCTCGGTATCCTGCGCGGTGCGGGCTTCCCCGACCCGGAGGCGGTGGCGATCTACCACGCCTTCGTCGACCAGGGCCTGGCCTTCGCCGCCCAGGACGCGGCCGCCGCCGCGCTGCCCGGCCCCGCCTGGGCGGCCGACCTGGACGTCTGGCACCGGCACTACGCCCGGCTGCCGGCCGAGACCCACCCCAACATCGCCGCGACCGCCCGGTTGCTGGTCACCGACATGCGGCGCAGCGGCTACCCGCTCGCGCTGGAGCTGCTGCTCTCGGCCGCCGCCGCCCGGCTCGAACGCGTCCGGGCCACGCCGGGCCGGGGGGCCTGA
- a CDS encoding DinB family protein, which produces MLRAFLDFHRATLAMKCDGLTDEELRRASMPPSTLTLLGLVRHMAEVERTWFRRVVNGESIPLVYSDTDDYQVAYDASGATRSEAFAAWEAEVEHSRRIEREAQSLDVLGHNARWGDDVSLRLVMLHLIHEYARHNGHADFLREGIDGTVGA; this is translated from the coding sequence ATGCTGCGCGCCTTCCTCGACTTCCACCGGGCGACCCTGGCGATGAAGTGCGACGGCCTGACCGACGAGGAACTGCGCCGGGCGTCGATGCCACCCTCCACGCTCACCCTGCTCGGGCTGGTCCGGCACATGGCCGAGGTCGAGCGCACCTGGTTCCGCCGGGTCGTCAACGGCGAGTCGATCCCGCTGGTGTACTCCGACACCGACGACTACCAGGTCGCCTACGACGCGAGCGGGGCCACCCGCTCGGAGGCCTTCGCGGCCTGGGAGGCCGAGGTCGAGCACTCCCGCCGGATCGAGCGCGAGGCGCAGTCCCTGGACGTCCTCGGCCACAACGCCCGGTGGGGGGACGACGTGTCGCTGCGCCTGGTGATGCTTCACCTGATCCACGAGTACGCCCGGCACAACGGCCACGCCGACTTCCTGCGCGAGGGCATCGACGGGACCGTCGGCGCCTGA
- a CDS encoding TerD family protein, with amino-acid sequence MGVSLAKGGNVSLTKEAPGLTAVIVGLGWDVRGTTGADFDLDASALLCNEAGRVLGDQHFVFYNNLRSPDGSVEHSGDNLTGGGDGDDEQIKVDLAAVPAQVVKVVFPVSIYDAEARRQSFGQVRNAFIRVVNQADGSEVARYDLTEDASTETAMVFGELYRYGNEWKFRAIGQGYASGLRGIALDYGVNV; translated from the coding sequence ATGGGAGTCTCGCTCGCCAAGGGCGGCAACGTCTCGCTGACCAAGGAGGCCCCGGGCCTCACCGCGGTCATCGTCGGCCTCGGCTGGGACGTCCGGGGTACCACCGGCGCCGACTTCGACCTCGACGCCAGCGCGCTGCTGTGCAACGAGGCCGGCCGCGTCCTCGGCGACCAGCACTTCGTCTTCTACAACAACCTCCGCAGCCCGGACGGTTCGGTCGAGCACAGCGGTGACAACCTCACCGGTGGCGGCGACGGCGACGACGAGCAGATCAAGGTCGACCTGGCGGCCGTGCCCGCCCAGGTCGTCAAGGTGGTCTTCCCGGTCTCCATCTACGACGCCGAGGCCCGCCGGCAGAGCTTCGGCCAGGTGCGCAACGCCTTCATCCGGGTCGTCAACCAGGCCGACGGCAGCGAGGTCGCCCGCTACGACCTCACCGAGGACGCCTCCACCGAGACGGCCATGGTCTTCGGTGAGCTCTACCGCTACGGCAACGAGTGGAAGTTCCGCGCCATCGGCCAGGGTTACGCCTCCGGTCTGCGCGGCATCGCCCTGGACTACGGGGTCAACGTCTGA
- a CDS encoding LCP family protein, with the protein MTGVLALILLAGAATYYRLDGNLRIFDGGALSPDRPAAAGPDADGRTPVNVLLIGSDSRDGANRDLGGGEESGARSDTTVLLHVYADHRHAVGVSVPRDSLVDVPACRLPDGSWTRPRSGVLFNSAFEVGGAEQGNPACTQNTVEKLTGLRVDHTIVVNFAGFAAMTSAVGGVEVCLPKAVHEGDLNPNLGRPGRLLFGQGKQKVQGQSALDYVRLRHGIGDGSDIGRTKRQQAFLGSLLRQVKGVGMNPTTLLPLADAATGSLLVDPGLGSAAKLLSFALSLRDIELRDARFLTVPWRYEGSRVALAQPDAGQLWAALRADRRLDGSDDAGGPSPDSRGVSLAVRNAAGTAGLAARAAERLEAEGYTVSDRADSAPTTRAVTVVRHGPGQAQSAREVAGLFPGAVLESVDEPGLVLLLGRDFAKASPSPSPSAPPTGRLPASVTAAGRSAADDPCTDLSYG; encoded by the coding sequence GTGACCGGCGTACTCGCGTTGATCCTGCTGGCGGGTGCGGCGACCTACTACCGGCTGGACGGCAACCTCCGGATCTTCGACGGCGGCGCACTGAGCCCGGACCGCCCGGCGGCCGCAGGCCCGGACGCGGACGGGCGCACCCCGGTCAACGTGCTGCTGATCGGCTCCGACTCGCGGGACGGCGCCAACCGCGACCTCGGCGGCGGGGAGGAGAGCGGAGCCCGCTCGGACACCACCGTCCTGCTGCACGTCTACGCCGACCACCGGCACGCCGTCGGCGTGTCGGTGCCGCGCGACTCGCTGGTCGACGTCCCGGCCTGCCGACTGCCGGACGGCAGCTGGACCAGACCGCGCAGCGGGGTGCTCTTCAACAGCGCCTTCGAGGTCGGCGGCGCCGAACAGGGCAACCCGGCGTGCACCCAGAACACCGTGGAGAAGCTGACCGGCCTGCGGGTCGACCACACGATCGTGGTGAATTTCGCTGGTTTCGCCGCGATGACCAGCGCCGTCGGCGGGGTCGAGGTGTGCCTGCCGAAGGCCGTCCACGAGGGCGACCTCAACCCGAACCTCGGCCGGCCCGGCCGGCTGCTCTTCGGCCAGGGCAAGCAGAAGGTCCAGGGCCAGAGCGCGCTGGACTACGTCCGGCTGCGCCACGGCATCGGCGACGGCTCCGACATCGGCCGCACCAAGCGCCAGCAGGCCTTCCTCGGATCGCTGCTCCGGCAGGTCAAGGGCGTGGGGATGAACCCGACGACGCTGCTGCCGCTCGCCGACGCCGCCACCGGCTCGCTGCTGGTCGACCCGGGGCTCGGCTCGGCGGCGAAGCTCCTCTCGTTCGCGCTGTCGCTGCGCGACATCGAGCTGCGCGACGCGCGCTTCCTCACCGTGCCCTGGCGCTACGAGGGTTCCCGGGTCGCGCTGGCCCAGCCGGACGCCGGGCAGCTGTGGGCCGCGCTGCGGGCCGACCGGCGGCTGGACGGGTCGGACGACGCGGGCGGGCCCTCGCCCGACTCCCGGGGGGTCTCCCTCGCGGTCCGCAACGCCGCCGGTACGGCGGGCCTGGCCGCGCGGGCGGCCGAGCGGCTGGAGGCGGAGGGCTACACGGTGTCCGACCGGGCCGACAGCGCGCCGACGACCCGCGCGGTGACCGTGGTCCGCCACGGCCCGGGGCAGGCGCAGAGCGCCCGGGAGGTGGCGGGGCTGTTCCCCGGCGCGGTCCTGGAGTCCGTCGACGAGCCGGGCCTGGTCCTGCTGCTGGGGCGGGACTTCGCGAAGGCGTCGCCGTCGCCGTCGCCGAGCGCCCCGCCGACGGGCCGGCTGCCCGCCTCGGTGACCGCCGCGGGCCGCTCCGCCGCGGACGACCCGTGTACCGACCTCTCGTACGGCTGA
- a CDS encoding BlaI/MecI/CopY family transcriptional regulator translates to MAPSAPAARSRRTGGTTAVRDTTTDHRPPGAVAFPRVRRRGQGELEAQVLAALRTAAEPVTAGWVQQQLEGDLAYTTVMTILSRLHAKNAVSRSRTGRSYHWLAASDAAGLAALRMRRVLDTQADRDAVLASFVSALLPQDEELLRALLDSAADGPEA, encoded by the coding sequence ATGGCCCCGAGCGCCCCGGCAGCCCGGAGCCGCAGGACCGGAGGGACCACCGCCGTGCGCGACACCACCACAGACCACCGACCGCCGGGCGCGGTCGCCTTCCCGCGCGTCCGCCGACGCGGCCAGGGCGAGCTGGAGGCCCAGGTACTGGCCGCGCTGCGCACCGCCGCGGAACCGGTCACCGCGGGCTGGGTCCAGCAGCAGCTGGAGGGCGATCTCGCCTACACCACGGTGATGACCATCCTGTCCCGGCTGCACGCCAAGAACGCGGTGTCGCGTTCCCGGACGGGCCGCTCCTACCACTGGCTGGCCGCCTCCGACGCGGCCGGCCTCGCCGCCCTGCGGATGCGCAGGGTGCTGGACACCCAGGCGGACCGGGACGCGGTGCTGGCCAGCTTCGTGAGCGCGCTGCTCCCCCAGGACGAGGAACTGCTGCGGGCCCTGCTCGACAGCGCGGCGGACGGCCCCGAGGCCTGA
- a CDS encoding M56 family metallopeptidase, producing the protein MGVFVFLPLVLPLTALPIARLAEQHLHPRTAARLLTVIAVVMAASCAISLSLLFVVGTAHIPGNPLPDSWSDPEVRDAVPFHRTVGGSAVVALLVVVAACAHTVRRHLRVRSRCRQALDGLAAGAEVAVLPDERPYAYALPGVTGRVVVSTGMLAGLTAAERTVLLAHERAHLTHRHHRYLLATRLAACVNPCLRPLRQAVAYSTERWADEEAARSVGDRRLTARAVARAALISGPFTAHGPGTLPGLPAFAEPGPGPVPRRVAALLAPGPHTTGWPPAHSRAGLAAMVAAAGTAVSAASSLNAAVALLLLLKAATPL; encoded by the coding sequence GTGGGCGTGTTCGTCTTCCTCCCGCTCGTCCTGCCGCTCACCGCCCTGCCCATCGCCCGGCTCGCCGAACAGCACCTGCACCCCCGCACCGCGGCCCGGCTGCTCACCGTCATCGCCGTGGTGATGGCGGCCAGCTGCGCGATCAGCCTCAGCCTGCTGTTCGTCGTCGGCACCGCCCACATTCCCGGCAATCCGCTGCCGGACAGCTGGTCCGACCCCGAGGTCCGCGACGCCGTCCCGTTCCACCGGACGGTCGGCGGTTCCGCCGTCGTCGCCCTGCTGGTGGTGGTCGCCGCATGCGCGCACACCGTGCGCCGGCACCTGCGGGTCCGGTCCCGCTGCCGCCAGGCCCTCGACGGGCTGGCCGCCGGCGCCGAGGTCGCGGTCCTCCCGGACGAGCGCCCGTACGCCTATGCGCTGCCCGGCGTGACCGGCCGGGTCGTGGTCTCCACCGGCATGCTCGCCGGCCTCACCGCCGCCGAGCGGACGGTCCTGCTGGCCCACGAACGGGCCCACCTGACCCACCGCCACCACCGGTACCTGCTGGCCACCCGGCTCGCCGCCTGCGTCAACCCCTGCCTGCGCCCGCTGCGCCAGGCCGTGGCCTACAGCACCGAGCGGTGGGCCGACGAGGAGGCCGCCCGGTCGGTCGGCGACCGCCGCCTCACCGCCCGCGCTGTCGCCAGGGCCGCGCTGATCTCCGGCCCGTTCACCGCTCACGGCCCCGGTACGCTGCCCGGCCTGCCGGCCTTCGCCGAGCCCGGCCCCGGGCCGGTCCCGCGCCGGGTGGCCGCCCTGCTCGCACCAGGCCCGCACACCACCGGCTGGCCCCCGGCGCACAGCCGGGCCGGCCTGGCCGCGATGGTCGCCGCCGCCGGCACGGCGGTCTCCGCGGCATCCTCGCTCAACGCCGCCGTGGCCCTGCTGCTCCTGCTCAAGGCCGCCACCCCGCTCTGA
- a CDS encoding DUF6126 family protein: MSDATPTDATRDEKAKRKAMMIRASIYIAGTHLFAGFVIVLFALGNR, encoded by the coding sequence ATGTCCGACGCCACCCCGACCGACGCCACCCGCGACGAGAAGGCCAAGCGCAAGGCCATGATGATCAGGGCCTCGATCTACATCGCGGGCACCCACCTCTTCGCCGGCTTCGTGATCGTGCTCTTCGCGCTCGGCAACCGCTGA
- a CDS encoding SGNH/GDSL hydrolase family protein: MADHQETLDLRSYVALGDSFTEGLNDPGPDGQFAGWADRLAGMLADQHRDGDFRYANLAVRGRLLDQITAEQVPQVRRIQPDLVTFCAGGNDILRPGSDPDEVAERFESAVVELRRSAGTVLVCTGFDTRDVPVLRHLRGKIATYNVHLRAIADRNGCVVADLWSLRSVHDRRAWSDDRLHLSPEGHQRVALLAARSLGLPVAADPEAPWPAGPAPTPAEQRRENLQWARTFLLPWVGRRIRGESSGDNVEAKRPDLLPL; the protein is encoded by the coding sequence ATGGCCGATCACCAGGAGACCCTTGACCTCCGCTCGTACGTCGCCCTCGGCGACTCCTTCACCGAAGGCCTGAACGACCCCGGCCCGGACGGGCAGTTCGCCGGCTGGGCCGACCGGCTCGCCGGGATGCTCGCCGACCAGCACCGGGACGGCGACTTCCGCTACGCCAACCTGGCGGTCCGCGGCCGGCTGCTCGACCAGATCACGGCCGAACAGGTGCCGCAGGTACGGCGGATCCAGCCCGATCTGGTGACCTTCTGCGCCGGCGGCAACGACATCCTGCGCCCGGGCAGCGACCCGGACGAGGTCGCCGAGCGGTTCGAGAGCGCCGTGGTGGAACTCCGGCGCAGCGCCGGCACGGTGCTGGTCTGCACCGGCTTCGACACCCGCGACGTGCCGGTCCTGCGCCACCTGCGGGGCAAGATCGCCACCTACAACGTGCACCTGCGGGCGATCGCCGACCGCAACGGCTGCGTGGTGGCCGATCTCTGGTCGCTGCGCTCGGTGCACGACCGCCGGGCCTGGAGCGACGACCGGCTGCACCTCTCCCCCGAGGGCCACCAGCGGGTCGCCCTGCTCGCGGCCCGCTCGCTCGGGCTGCCGGTCGCCGCGGACCCGGAGGCGCCGTGGCCGGCCGGGCCCGCCCCGACCCCGGCCGAGCAGCGCCGGGAGAACCTGCAGTGGGCCCGCACCTTCCTGCTGCCCTGGGTCGGCCGCCGGATCCGGGGCGAGTCGTCCGGCGACAACGTCGAGGCCAAGCGCCCGGACCTGCTGCCGCTCTGA
- a CDS encoding organic hydroperoxide resistance protein: MDALYTAVATANGREGRTVSSDGQLDLALAMPPALGGNGQGTNPEQLFAAGYAACFASALGLVGRQSRVDTSEVSVTAEVSIGKDGAGFGLAVTLRVELPDALAGEPGELLVKQAHEVCPYSRATRGNIPVELVVE, from the coding sequence ATGGACGCGCTCTACACCGCTGTGGCCACTGCGAACGGCCGCGAGGGCCGCACGGTCAGCTCCGACGGCCAGCTGGACCTGGCGCTGGCGATGCCGCCGGCGCTCGGCGGCAACGGTCAGGGCACCAACCCCGAGCAGCTGTTCGCGGCCGGCTACGCGGCCTGTTTCGCCAGCGCTCTCGGCCTGGTCGGGCGGCAGTCGCGGGTGGACACCAGCGAGGTGTCGGTGACGGCAGAGGTCTCCATCGGCAAGGACGGCGCCGGTTTCGGCCTCGCGGTGACCCTGCGGGTCGAGCTGCCGGACGCGCTGGCCGGCGAGCCGGGCGAGCTGCTCGTCAAGCAGGCGCACGAGGTCTGCCCGTACTCCCGGGCCACCCGCGGCAACATCCCGGTCGAGCTCGTCGTCGAGTAG
- a CDS encoding MarR family winged helix-turn-helix transcriptional regulator gives MTTLPALPDEELLRLDQQICFSLHAAARAFGSVYRVALRDLGLTYPQYLVMLVLWEHGELPVKQIGERLRLDSGTLSPLLKRLEAAGLVRRERSPEDERSVTVSLTPAGDALRGPALEVPRRIGRSAGLPLSDLTELRALLARVTTALDAAVLDEA, from the coding sequence ATGACCACGCTCCCCGCACTGCCGGACGAGGAGCTGCTGCGCCTCGACCAGCAGATCTGCTTCTCCCTGCACGCCGCCGCGCGCGCCTTCGGCAGCGTCTACCGGGTCGCCCTCAGGGACCTCGGCCTGACCTACCCCCAGTACCTCGTCATGCTGGTGCTCTGGGAGCACGGCGAGCTGCCGGTCAAGCAGATCGGCGAGCGCCTGCGCCTGGACTCCGGGACCCTCTCCCCGCTGCTGAAGCGCCTGGAGGCGGCCGGCCTGGTCCGCCGCGAGCGCAGCCCCGAGGACGAGCGCTCCGTCACCGTGAGCCTCACCCCGGCCGGGGACGCGCTGCGCGGGCCGGCCCTGGAGGTGCCGCGCCGGATCGGCCGCTCGGCCGGCCTCCCGCTCTCCGACCTCACCGAGCTGCGCGCCCTGCTGGCGCGCGTCACGACCGCCCTCGACGCGGCGGTGCTGGACGAGGCCTGA
- a CDS encoding DUF2630 family protein, with protein sequence MAQQPDLGGGADRRILDRIGEMVAAERDLRALLAEGRIDPETERQRLRDIEQQLDQCWDLLRQRRARSEAGEDPNLASVRSVEEVERYES encoded by the coding sequence ATGGCACAGCAACCGGACCTGGGGGGTGGGGCGGACCGGCGGATTCTGGACCGGATCGGGGAGATGGTCGCCGCCGAACGGGACCTGCGGGCGCTCCTCGCCGAGGGGCGGATCGACCCCGAGACCGAGCGGCAGCGGCTGCGCGACATCGAGCAGCAGCTCGACCAGTGCTGGGACCTGCTGCGTCAGCGGCGGGCCCGCTCGGAGGCCGGGGAGGATCCGAACCTGGCGAGCGTGCGCAGCGTCGAGGAGGTCGAGCGGTACGAGTCCTGA
- a CDS encoding SCO5389 family protein — MSLDVSPTLLAQAERDEVDETAFVDTVRTSLPYAYRLISDLAAELRGGVAEFADNTTAPSEPERGQLLRALASDAIRGSLERHFGVRLAFQNCHRVAVFHPGAEQGETYRRFTSVRAQLLNQSPEFRDC; from the coding sequence ATGTCCCTCGACGTCTCCCCCACCCTGCTGGCCCAGGCCGAGCGCGACGAGGTCGACGAGACCGCGTTCGTCGACACCGTCCGCACCTCGCTGCCCTACGCGTACCGGCTGATCTCCGACCTCGCCGCCGAACTGCGCGGCGGTGTGGCCGAGTTCGCCGACAACACGACCGCCCCCTCGGAACCGGAGCGCGGCCAGCTGCTGCGCGCGCTGGCCAGTGACGCGATCCGGGGCAGCCTGGAACGGCACTTCGGGGTCCGCCTCGCCTTCCAGAACTGCCACCGGGTGGCGGTCTTCCACCCGGGCGCGGAGCAGGGCGAGACCTACCGGCGGTTCACCTCGGTACGGGCACAGCTGCTCAACCAGTCGCCGGAGTTCCGGGACTGCTGA
- a CDS encoding TIGR03086 family metal-binding protein: MACQHERNAHRDVLDRYTEAVAEFDRLVGMVLRRQWELPTPCSEWTVRDLVNHLTAEQLWVPEMLAGATVAQVGSYFDGDVLGADPAGTWAAAAAAAGAAFAVPGALDRTVHLSYADRDGLGYCREMAVDAVVHGWDLARALGGAGRMSAQAAGFALAEVQRYGDLSVTGMFAPAVPTGPDADPQTRLLGLAGRDPGWSPPG; this comes from the coding sequence ATGGCATGTCAACACGAGCGCAACGCCCACCGGGACGTGCTGGACCGCTACACCGAGGCCGTGGCCGAGTTCGACCGGCTGGTCGGCATGGTCCTGCGGCGCCAGTGGGAGCTGCCCACGCCGTGCTCCGAGTGGACCGTCCGCGACCTGGTCAACCATCTGACGGCCGAGCAGCTGTGGGTGCCCGAGATGCTGGCCGGTGCGACGGTCGCGCAGGTCGGTTCCTACTTCGACGGCGATGTGCTGGGCGCGGACCCGGCTGGCACCTGGGCCGCCGCGGCCGCTGCCGCGGGCGCGGCGTTCGCCGTTCCCGGGGCGCTGGACCGGACCGTCCACCTCTCCTACGCCGACCGGGACGGCCTGGGCTACTGCCGGGAGATGGCGGTGGACGCGGTGGTGCACGGCTGGGATCTGGCCCGGGCGCTCGGCGGCGCCGGGCGGATGTCCGCGCAGGCCGCCGGTTTCGCGCTGGCCGAGGTCCAGCGCTACGGGGACCTCTCCGTGACCGGGATGTTCGCCCCCGCCGTGCCGACCGGCCCGGACGCCGACCCGCAGACCAGGCTGCTCGGTCTGGCCGGCCGGGATCCGGGCTGGTCGCCGCCGGGGTGA
- a CDS encoding carbohydrate kinase yields MSRRQITVLGECVADAFTDSRRGTHGELALRVHPGGGPANTAVALARLGTPTRFLGRLSGDVFGRLFRAHLAESGVDLTGCVPAAEASTLAVADLDVRGRADYSFHAEGTADWQWTASELAAEPAGDPVCVHTGSLALVRTPGGPVVEELLARAAGRATVSVDPNVRPLLVAPAAYRERLTRWCELADVLRLSDDDLGHLLPGAAPEEACDRWHAAGVRLVVVTLGAAGALVSLDGARAALPAEPVTVVDTVGAGDAFTAGLLHHLGGQGLLGGRLDALTLDRAVEACRFAGRVAALTCSVPGANPPRADLLAD; encoded by the coding sequence ATGTCCCGCCGCCAGATCACCGTGCTCGGGGAGTGCGTGGCCGACGCCTTCACCGACAGCCGTCGGGGGACGCACGGCGAGCTGGCCCTGCGGGTGCACCCGGGCGGCGGTCCGGCCAACACGGCGGTGGCACTGGCCCGGCTCGGTACCCCCACCCGGTTCCTCGGCCGGCTGTCCGGCGACGTGTTCGGCCGGCTGTTCCGGGCCCACCTCGCGGAGTCGGGAGTGGACCTGACCGGCTGCGTTCCGGCCGCCGAGGCCAGCACCCTGGCCGTCGCCGACCTGGACGTCCGGGGCCGGGCCGACTACTCCTTCCACGCCGAGGGCACCGCGGACTGGCAGTGGACGGCGTCCGAGCTGGCCGCCGAACCCGCGGGCGACCCGGTCTGCGTGCACACCGGCTCCCTCGCCCTGGTCCGGACGCCGGGCGGCCCGGTGGTCGAGGAGCTGCTGGCCCGCGCGGCGGGGCGCGCGACCGTGTCCGTCGACCCCAACGTCCGGCCGCTGCTGGTCGCGCCCGCCGCCTACCGGGAGCGGCTGACGCGCTGGTGCGAGCTGGCGGACGTGCTCCGGCTCAGCGACGACGACCTCGGCCACCTGCTGCCGGGGGCCGCCCCGGAGGAGGCCTGCGACCGCTGGCACGCCGCAGGGGTTCGGCTGGTGGTGGTCACTCTGGGCGCGGCCGGGGCGCTCGTCTCGCTGGACGGCGCGCGGGCCGCGCTGCCCGCGGAGCCCGTCACGGTGGTCGACACCGTCGGCGCGGGCGACGCCTTCACCGCCGGGCTGCTGCACCATCTGGGCGGCCAGGGGCTGCTCGGCGGCCGACTGGACGCCCTGACCCTCGACCGGGCCGTGGAGGCCTGCCGCTTCGCCGGCCGGGTGGCCGCCCTGACCTGCTCGGTGCCGGGCGCCAACCCGCCCCGCGCCGATCTGCTGGCCGACTGA